tatttctgtatactatggtctttatggtctttgctctcttctattcattaagagatggcattagataaatggatgtaaatgtgctaattgtttttgtactgtccttattttaagtgaaattatttgtgtttgaaattatctgtcatctttctcagttttgttttaaaatatctatgcaAACTGTCCAGCCTTACCAGCCTGTTATCCTTCAGTTAATGATTGTTGTCAATCAGTAAGAAATCTCAGTATAACAAAATGCCAGcttaattcattaaaaaaaaaaaaaaaaaaagaaaaaaaaggaaaaaaaaaaagggaactgcttctattgtaaaaaattattcccagggaaacaaaatgtcgcgtaaagatgaaagtattAGCAAATATTTAATTACCCAAGGTGTCTTGGAAGACAAAGCATTTGGGAAAGGTCAATCAGACCCTGTTGTGGGGTCATCAGTCGATTCCCcaatgattcaaagttttaagaattatttatattaagtttataacctttgttattttcagtttttgtaagtaatgctgatagatagtgattgttgttaatactagatgaatactttgggaaggttgtcttaaccccttcaagaacttcttgttagggagttttcagatttttgtgatgagagttgTTGTGAGTATGTTGTTGTGGTGTTTGCAGccggctttcatgtgtttttctatttttttttttgtgtgatcacctgcaagacacgtgtctcttcaggatcctgtcttttatttcctgactatttagatgtttttgagggtttttatccaaattgccagttttgtagttcttttaattattattacaggaatactccagcagagaattcaagaagtttgctgtgtttggaaaatctctgtcttgacagaaacttcagaaggattcaattgTTTGATAATTTAattggtttgtaaccctaaagttttttgtttataaggattgtttttaaaagtcctgtttaaaaagtatgttaagtgacactcaccaattagagttcgggctctggccaagctctagctctatttggatggagtgattgacaatcaacccagatgttttctgcatcaaatagtactcaagtccttttgacttggcgatttgaccatctatgacggctgagccattttcagaggtaatttggagaaccatgaatccggacatgatttctccaattctctgtcattttaaggtttatcagctgtcgcagactctgggataagagttcagtgttgtagtgtttggtaattttctgattttgtatgtgttgttgattgtgtgtattatctgaatttattcctaattactcttatcttaacatttctctatgcaacattgcaaaatgaaaccaggacccattcttcacctctaagattttgagaaaattcttCATTCCTGCGGGgacgtgggatttgtttgtgttttaacaggtgcaaaatccagatggatttcaatgaagaatgtgaaactttatcaagagcaagagaaacgttgaccattcaacaagcaaagaagacagacagaTACTGGACTGTGTGACGCAGGGCAGTGTCCGGAGATGAGACCTTAACCTCCCTATACAGATGACAGTTTGGTGTGGAACTAAATACTTACTAGGTGCACTtactcagcaaaacagaaaaacgggGGAGGTGTGGGCCTTGGAATGGATATCTCCTCCACTTCAACAGCATAAAACCCTTCttcaaaaaattgaaattttggcTGAGTTGCTCAAAAAGGGTCGTGAACGGACACTACAGATcatgggaaaggagcctgatCAGATACGGGTACCAATGAAGAAAGATACATTGACCTGGTACCTGATAAACAGTGTGGAATTACAAGAGGCACTGTTAAGAGCCGGAAGTGTGATTGCCACTGATGATATCCCCAATATACCGTTGAATTGGATAGGGCAATGGGGTTGGATTCAATGCCCAAAAAGGTCACAGAAACCCCTGTCGGATGCTATAACAGCCTACACGGatgtgggaagaaaatccagaattgctgcagtgacctggcaggaaaagggacaatggCACCATCAGATTCTCCAGGCCTACGAGTTGGATACTTTACAAACAATGGAGTTATTGGCTGTTGTTTGGGCcatgatgcatttttctgggcccctcaatatTGTGACAGATTCTTTATATGTCGCTGGAGTATGCGAGCGAATAGAAGATGCCTCTATAAAAGAAGTTCAGAACAGGAGGTTACATGAGCTGTTTATACAGTTACAGAGGGCAATTAAGCTGAGGAAGTATCCTTTCTCTGTCATTCATATCAGAAGTCATAAGTGGGATATTGGTCTGGGAGAGGGTAATGCACGAGCAGATAAGCTAGTCTCAATCACACATGTGACTCCAATTCCCAGGCAGACTATGGCCAGAGAGGCACACTCCatgtttcaccaaaatgcaaaaggcctccaTAGAGAATTTCAAATATCTCTGGAAGAGGCACGGGCAATAGTCAAAGCCTGTCCCATATATAGTCATCATAACGGGGGCTGCGGGTTAGGTCTAGGAGTTAACCCCAGAGGGCTGAATACAAATGAGACCTGGCAAATGGATGTCACACATGTTGCTGAGTTTGGAAGGATAAAGTATGTGCATGTTACTATAGACACCTACAATCATTTTATATGGGCCACAGCACAGACTGGTGAGAAAGCAGGGCACGTGGAGAGGCATCTCAGTAGCTGCTTTGCTGTAATGGGAGTGCCACGACATATTAagacagacaatggacctgcctactgcagcaaaagaataaaacagttcATGCAAATGTGGGGGATTGAACACGTGACAGGCATCCCTAATTCCCCGACAGGACAAGCGATTGTAGAAAGAGCTAATGGTACCTTGAAGAAATATCTAGGTAAATACAAAGATATTAGAGAGCCGCAAGAGAGGTTGCTAAAATGTCTATTTATCTTAAATcacctgtgtgtttttggggaaagcaaagttcctgctgtaattCGTCATTATGTAACAGAGAAAGATAGTGTGAAGCAGGACGTATGGGTAAAGTATAGAGACCCCAAGACAGGACAATGGCAAGATCCTGCTAAGGTATTATACTGGGGCCGCGGGTATCTTTGTGTTTCTACCCCTACAGGATCCTTGTGGGTACCTGCTAAATGGACCCGAGCAGCTGTGTTAGATGGAACCGGACCCCAGACAACTGAGCAAGAAGGACCGTCAGCGACTGGAGGCAAAGCTGCTGATCACCATTCGACTGATACTTCTCAAACTGAAAGGACAGTGTAGCTTTGCCATTGACCGAGCGATTGATCGGTGTCAATCTCTGGACAGTATACTAAGCCTGATTCCAGCACTTCATACGTTTTATCATAGAGGGCCTAAGAGATTAGCTTGTATTAAGTGTCAAAATACTCAGTGTGCTGCATGGATATTGTTCTTTTGCCAGGGGTATcagcagcaggtgcccatgCCATTTTAAACAAGCTAGGGTGCTGGCTTGCTAAGCAAACTAATGCCACCTTTTTAGCACTTTCTAGCCTTTTGCTTGATGTTGATTCTATTCGCTATGCAACGCTTCAGAATAGAGCTGCAATTGACTCccttttactggcacaaggccatggttgtgaagaatttgagggcatgtgttgcatgaacctctctgatcattcccagtccattcactcccagctctctgagctgCGAAGGTTAACTGGAAATTTACAAGTAGAATCGGGCTCTGGTATTGATGAGTGGCTCAAATCATTAGGCTTGGGATCATGGTTGCGCTCTGTTGTTAGAGTTATCATTATAGTAGGCATTATAGCTTTGTTAGTAGTGttagttttgccttgtttttgcaTGTGCTTACAGAACATGGTTCAAAGAATGATATTTGCTGCATTTAATCAGACTatgcttgtgcaacagaaaaacaggggaagtgtggaggattttgtgaacagctggctagctaacaaaggtcacactgacataataccgttagttaggGATGAAGGAgacgaggataggagtcagcagtcagtgtccaaacctggcaagggcactgtgcccttggtgcaacatcaggatgggggagaggttCGTTAGTtggaaacatgaagaaaatatgtaaacagctgcagcatagtagcctcaagaatgataaggtaggcgtagttagctgataagtaactaaccaataatgagctcgctttttgcaatatgtattagcctcattaacaccaatataaatgtatgtgcctatcaataaagttttgagatttgctgatcactcatattgagtgccgcatttcttccgccgattaccacagaGCCCTATTGGCACCGGCGTTCCCTGGAAGCCAGGCCACCTCTGGATCTCCTGGAAGAGCAGATCCACAGTCCCTGGCCAGAGACACAAGGGCATCCACGATGGCAATGAGGTGTGGAGGACAGTTAGGGACACAGCTGAGGACACGCCTAGAGGGATGGGGTAGGGGTTGAGACCAGCCATGCGGCCAGAGCAAGTGCCATCATTCTGGCCGGGCCCCCTGAGATCCCAACACTGCCCCCCAGTACGGCCTGAAAATCCATCTCTGTGATTGCTTCAGGTGCCACCCGTCAGGGATCACCAGACCATCTGCAGGCCCTAGGCAAGATATTAACTCTCTCAGTGCACAGATGAGACTTGCAGACCTTCAATCCTCCCTTGAGTGAGAGAAAGAGACAGAATGAAGGCATGTAGAAGAACAACAGGAAGTCACCAATGTCagtaaagaaagaaacaagTGCCAGATGAAAGGAGAATGAGGTGACACTTTAGGTTTTGGGCTGAAATTCTCTTGTGAGGCTATGGAGAAGATAtaattgatacatcagactctTTCCCTATAACTCATTGAAAAGAATGGGGGATTAAGTGTTTGAATTCTAGATATGAACAGAGGCATCTATGCTAAAGCAAGCAGGTGTTGAAATAGCTGTGATAGCATGAGAAGTTTGAACAAAGAGAGTGAAGGGTGATGAAGAGCCTATGTCCACAGGGAAAGAAGAAGagctctgttcccagagatgaagatgatctCAGAGACAGATAAAGAGAACCTTTGCTCTCGAACAGCTCATCCTTAAATTAGTACCCAATAAGTTGACATTgcccataaacacagctgtgggaaagcTGTGAAAGATGGGAGGGACTTCATGCTCACTGATTCCCAAGCGGCTGCTATTCATGGAAATTAAAAGCCACAAGAGACCAGTTTTCttgtggagaagtctccataaaATGACAAGAAGGACACCTCTCCCAGTgggaactgaagaaagacttTGTTTGCAGTTGTGGACATGGGTTTGCAAATGTTTAATTTCACAGGAGTTTTGAACTTCTGTGGGCGTGGTTATTCAAAAATAATCCATTCTCTGCTGTGATTTACTGGAGGGGGTGGGTGGATCTATGCAAATGAGCCAGTGCTTCTTGCATGGTGCATTGCATGAAGCCCCGTGACCACCCCATGTATGGGCGTGGGGACACCCCCTAATTTCAGGTCCTCCCCTCCTGTATAGCTCCATGGAATCACTCCAGGACTCAGTTACCCACTTGGGTCTTCGGGACCCCACCCGAAGTTTTGGGAtcccacccccaaaaccccttaGGACCCTCAAAATCCACCTaggaccccaaaattcacccttGCCGGGGGTCTCTGGagatcccaaattcccctcacCGGGCATGACTTTGGGGTAGGGGTGAGCATGGAGACCCAGCTTTAGGGCTCGATATCAGCCGGAAGAAGGGTGCAGGACCCAGGGGGGCACATGCCGGGGTAGTGGGGGGAGTCCTCGGGGGATCCTGGAGATCTTTGGTGCTCAGTACCAGAGCGCAAAGCCCGGGCCAGGGGTCCCTGGTGAGTCTGGGCTCCAGTGTTGATGCTTGGAGTGAGCCCAAGAGGTCTCCAGTAGGTCTGAGGGGGGTTCCAGATGCTCAGTATCAGAGCTTGGAGACTCTTGTGGGGGTGGTTGGTGGGTTGCTGGTATTCAGTCCTGGAGCTTGGAGCCTGGTGCGGGGGGTTGTGGTGTCCAGTGCTGGAGCTTGGAGCTTGTGCTGGCCACTTGGTGAGGGGAAGATGTGGGGTCCCAGAGCGGCGTGGAGTGGGAAAGGGTCAGGTTTGGAATCCTGACGTGAGGAGAAGGGGAAATTTAgagtccccaaaatcccctggaaAAGCTGAGGGTGGAGCGGAGCGGATTAGGATCCtcaggtgggggggggggggtgttcaAATTTTTGGGTCCCCAGAATCCCCTGAGATAGGAAGGGGGTGTCTCCATCTTTCTGGGTGCGTCTCAGGAAGCCCAGCCAGCTCCGGGTCAGCAGAAAGCGGGGGGGCAGCCCCGAAGCGGTCGACAGCAGGGGGACGCTCTCTGGTGCCTCGAGGGTACTGATGGCAGCTGGGCTAGTGGCCTTTGCATCAGAAGAGACATGGAGACATGGGTAGAGGATAAAAGGCCGACTCTGAGCATGGGGCCAGTCCAAGGTTTATTCGGAGCTCCCCACGGAGCCCCACGGAGCTCAGTGACGCGCCTTGCCCAgagtaaaacaaaaggaatcTCAAGGTTCCATTTAAAGGCAGAGAGGAAACTGAAGGTAGATACATTTGCTGCCCAATAAAGACCCTTCAGGGATGAAAACTTAGGGATGGACATTTGGGATAGCATATAAAATAATAGTTAGGGGGCTGCTTCCTGGCCTCGGACTAATCACTCGAGCACTTGGATGGAAAGTTCTAGATAGAGGGGATGGGATGCTGAGTGACTGGCAGAGAGCCagggtggggatttggggatgatcTCAAGCCAGGAGAATGACTACACAGGTAGAGGGAGGGGGTACAAAAAGGGCTACACCATTTGGGGAAAATAAGGAGATAGAAAACCAAAACGATTCCAAAGCATTACAAAGTAAAAAGGCACACTACAAcaagggggagggggggacagaTTTAGGGAACCCAGGTGAAAGGGGGGAGGCCAACCACACAATTTGTGCTGTCCCCAGGAATGTCCCCAAATCTCCAACAGCCCCTGAGGCAGCCAATGGGGAGTTGCCCCTTTCTACCCCCACCATGTTGGGGACATTCCAGGGTGTCACCCCCTTTTGTCCTCCCCCATCCTAAGCCCAGTACTGGTGCCACATGAGTGCTGATGCCGTTAAGAGCCTTTGCCCGGGCGGGGGAGGTGacaccatggccgttcccctgctGTACACCGTCCTTGTCACCAGCTGCTCCTCGGGCATCAGCCTGGCCGTGGCTGTGCAGCTGGCCAGGGACCCCCAGAAGCCATACCTGGGTAAGGGGGATGTTCCCAAATGTCCCTAGGGCAGGGAGGGTGAGGGCGGTCACACTAGGCAGGGAGGGGGAACAGCCCGAGACTGTCCCCAAGTGATTAAGGGACACTCCAGGATGTCCCCAAGGATGGAGGGAAATGGGGGACAGCCCAGGAAGGTGAGGAGGGCAATCCCCAAATGTCCACAAGACAGAAGGGGAGATGAGAAATAGGAGGAGGAAGCAGGGTGGCGGGACGACACCGCAGGATTGTCCTCCAGATGGATTTTTGGCATCCATGATGAATTTTGAAGGGTTTTGGCATCTTCAGTCCTGGCCAGCAAGTGGGACCTGTGGCAGGGGATTCccattttgggaaattttggggggttttggggtggtttgatGTGGGAGCCAAAAGAGGGGGAATGGAGccaaaatggaggaggaaggagcgAAAATCAGAGGAAAAAGGGTGTGTGTGTGGGATGCCGCGGGTTTTTGTGGCGTGTCCCTAGCTGTGCCAGGATGGGCACAGATGCTCagcgccaggagcagccacgGGAGCATGCTGAGGGACAGGGTGAGGCCTTGAGGGACACGGGGCCTGagagacacagggacaccctgaAGGACACAGCCCCGGGACATGAGAGAATTtggagctgctgagggcaggacacaGAGACATAAGAGGAGGGAGGGGGACACAgagaaggggacagggacacataggggaggtggggacagggactcAGATGGGAGACAGGGACACGtggggcaggacagggatgCACAGAGGGGTCAGAGTGAGGCACAGTGGGGAGTAGGGAGATATGAAGGGGAGGGGACACCTGGATGCCACCAGGAGACTCATCGAGGGACAATGTTTCCACAGGTGTGGGGATGCTGCCATCAggatgcctgtggtggcacgCAGCATGGGGCCACATGACCCTGCAGGTGACAGTGAGCCTTGGCCTTtgcccagcctgtctccagGGGGGGTTGGGGTCCCCAGAGCATGATGGCCTTGGGACACCCTGGTGGCTGTCACTTGCTTCTGGGCCACTTGTCACCAGCTGATCGAGGTCCCCGTCCTGCCCTGGTAGGGGGGTGACATTGGGCCGGGACACTGCGGTGATGACAGTGGAGACAGGGTGGCAGGAACTGCATTGGACAGCGTTTGGCCGTGGCCGAGATGACAGCGCTGATGGCACTGTGGTGGCACAGGTGGTGGCATTGATGATGTCCCAGTTCACGTGTTCCCCACATTCCCATCCACGGCCATGTCTCCCcatgtgtccccatgtccccacccaGGTCATTGTGTCCTACAGGTCTCCATCTACGCCTGAGTTCAACACCTTTATTTCTAGGCCAGTTTCAGGTCTTTGCAAGGgaaacctttttgtttcaagaccaaaacaaaagcatttacctgtccctgccagcagagcatcCACATGCTTGGGTGGTGGCAAGAAGCTTTATTGGGGAGGGACTTCCACCCCAGCGTCTCCAAAATTTTGGGTGTTGCCCCAGTCCATCCCCTTTTGGATGTGTAAGATGCCCATGGGCCAGAGAGAATTAAAAAGATGGATTTATGTTGCAGACGACCTCCAAGGCCATGCAGTGTTGCTTGATGAGAGCAGAAGATGGAAAAAGTGAGATTTTTGTGGGGCCAGAAGTCAACACATCCACTCTCCACAGTGGATTTCTGATGTTGGTCTGTGGATGTGTGGGGGTGCCCACAGGGAGCCAGGAGGAGGTGGAGCCTCGCAGGCAGGTGACTTCCCAACAGGGATCACCAGCAGCATGGATCAGCGGGGCACTGCCCGCTGGGATCACTGGGGATCACACGGTGCGGAAGCCATGgggaatggagctggagcagcgcatgAAACTCTTGCAGCAGGCGGGCActtgcagggcttcccttagTGGTGGGTCTGTTGGTGTCTGGTCAAGGTAGAGCTCTgtgagaagctcttcccacattctgGACACtggaagggcctctccccagtgtggatgcggcggtgggtgacgaggctggagttgtgcttgaagcccttgccgcagtcggggcagagaAAGGGCCGCTCCTCCACGTGAATCCGCTGGTGTCTGAGAAGAtgagagctgctctgaaacctcttGCTGCATTGATCACACTGGTAGGGCTTCTCGCCGGTGTGGCTCCTCAGGTGGTAGATCAGGTGGGAGCGCTGGCAGAAGCTTCTCCCACACTGCCCACACTCATAGGGACGTTCACCGCTGTGGAGTCTCCTGTGGCAGATTAGGtaggagctctggctgaagctcttgcCACACTcgggacactcatagggcctcagCCGGGTGTGGGTGTGCTGGTGGCTGATGAGGCTGGAGTTGTACTTGAAGCCTTTCCCACAGTCCGGATTTGGAGTTGTACAGAAGTCTCTTCCGCTGTGGCTCTTCAGGTGAACAACCAAGTtggagctgtggctgaagcTGTTCACACATTCGTCATGTACATTTTCTGCTGATCCGGAGCTGGCTGGGCTTCCTGAGACACACCCAGA
This window of the Passer domesticus isolate bPasDom1 unplaced genomic scaffold, bPasDom1.hap1 HAP1_SCAFFOLD_37, whole genome shotgun sequence genome carries:
- the LOC135292538 gene encoding zinc finger protein ZFP2-like, which gives rise to MSFRQSFNLASHRMIHTGERPFRCPDCGKGFTHNSKLMRHWGIHTGERPYECEQCGSPASSGSAENVHDECVNSFSHSSNLVVHLKSHSGRDFCTTPNPDCGKGFKYNSSLISHQHTHTRLRPYECPECGKSFSQSSYLICHRRLHSGERPYECGQCGRSFCQRSHLIYHLRSHTGEKPYQCDQCSKRFQSSSHLLRHQRIHVEERPFLCPDCGKGFKHNSSLVTHRRIHTGERPFQCPECGKSFSQSSTLTRHQQTHH